In one window of Brassica rapa cultivar Chiifu-401-42 chromosome A07, CAAS_Brap_v3.01, whole genome shotgun sequence DNA:
- the LOC103831280 gene encoding transcription factor HHO2, protein MMVQKMEVDHAHKMQRCHEYVEALKEEQKKIQVFQRELPLCLELVTQAIEACKKELSVTSTTSEQYSEQTASVCGGPVLEEFIPIKKSNNEENREHESPREVDKSDVDSKKSDWLRSAHLWNHHSQDPDMTVVVAKKARVVEVKPNSHNRGGFQPFQKEKKRVFSETDLHPAVKATTPAPATTTCSTTEVGGADKAGEEQIQKQQLQTQTQRKQRRCWSPELHRRFLHALQQLGGSHAATPKQIRDHMKVDGLTNDEVKSHLQKYRLHTRRPATAQGNGNSQQPQFVVVGGIWVPSPQDFPPPSDVANKGDGVYAQATAQAPVAPQSPKRSVERSSGRCNSPAASSSTNTTTTSASPVS, encoded by the exons ATGATGGTTCAGAAGATGGAAGTTGATCACGCCCATAAAATGCAGAGATGTCATGAGTATGTTGAGGCTCTCaaagaagaacaaaagaaaatacaaGTGTTTCAACGAGAGCTTCCTTTATGCTTAGAACTCGTTACACAAG CAATCGAAGCTTGTAAAAAGGAATTATCCGTTACATCGACAACGTCAGAGCAGTACTCGGAGCAGACCGCGAGCGTGTGTGGTGGTCCAGTTCTTGAAGAGTTTATACCGATCAAGAAAAGCAACAACGAAGAGAACAGAGAACACGAGTCTCCTCGTGAGGTTGATAAGAGTGACGTGGACAGTAAGAAATCTGACTGGCTTAGATCTGCTCATCTATGGAACCATCATTCGCAGGATCCAGACATGACAGTAGTGGTAGCTAAGAAGGCGAGAGTTGTTGAGGTGAAACCGAACAGCCACAACCGCGGTGGCTTTCAGCCGTTTCAAAAGGAGAAGAAACGCGTCTTCTCGGAGACTGATCTGCATCCGGCGGTGAAGGCGACCACTCCGGCGCCGGCGACGACGACTTGTTCCACCACGGAAGTTGGTGGTGCGGATAAAGCGGGAGAGGAGCAGATACAGAAGCAACAACTGCAGACGCAGACGCAGAGGAAACAAAGGAGATGCTGGTCGCCGGAGTTACACCGGCGGTTCCTTCACGCGCTTCAGCAGCTCGGAGGATCGCATG CTGCAACACCAAAACAGATCAGAGATCATATGAAAGTTGATGGATTAACTAACGACGAAGTTAAAAGCCATTTACAG AAATATAGACTTCACACAAGAAGGCCAGCCACGGCTCAGGGTAACGGAAACTCGCAACAACCGCAATTTGTGGTGGTCGGAGGGATATGGGTGCCTTCGCCACAAGATTTTCCTCCACCGTCAGATGTAGCCAATAAAGGTGATGGTGTATACGCTCAGGCGACGGCACAAGCACCAGTAGCACCGCAATCTCCGAAGCGTTCGGTGGAGAGAAGTAGTGGCCGGTGTAACTCACCAGCGGCATCTTCCTCTACAAATACAACCACAACTTCTGCTTCTCCTGTGTCATAA
- the LOC103831281 gene encoding proline-rich receptor-like protein kinase PERK9, translated as MATSPAQPPVSNSPPTPPVASPPLGNSLPNNNATSLPPSQSPPLATPPPVTSPPLGNSLPSNNATSPPPPSLSSPPATPPPVTSLPLGDSLPSNNATSPPPVTPPPSPSPPPPNGAPPPVTTSPPNGSPPPPPLPKPPETSPPPPPQPVISSPPPAIPPPPPSVQPPQASPPPPPSAPPLPSSPPPPSSVPPLPPTSQRSPPPPPTERPVQSPPPPSPPSERPIQSPPPFSPPSRRPPSSPPSHSPPSDRPIQSPPSPPENTSPPPSDSLPPPTFSSPPVPGPNNPPQNNPTPSSPDTSNPTHSTSGIGAGPILGITVAVALLLFSLIGLLVWCIRRREKRLSAVSGGYVTPSPRSDSAFFRTQSSAPGSHHHTYFSQSESGGLGNSKALFSYQELVKATNGFSEENLLGEGGFGCVYKGVLPDGRVVAVKQLKVGGGQGDREFKAEVETLSRIHHRHLVSIVGHCISDDRRLLIYDFVSNNDLYFHLHVSKEVLDWATRVRIAAGAARGLAYLHEDCHPRIIHRDIKSSNILLEDNFDSRVSDFGLARLALDCNTHITTRVMGTFGYLAPEYASSGKLTEKSDVYSFGVVLLELITGRKPVDTSQPLGEESLVEWARPLISHAIETEEFGSLADPKLGGNYVDSEMFRMIEAAGACVRHSAAKRPRMGQIVRALESLSAEDLTNGMRLGESEVFDSAQQSAEIRLFRRMAFGSQNYSTDFFTHTSYNSRDQNV; from the exons ATGGCTACATCGCCGGCACAACCTCCTGTTTCAAATTCTCCACCGACTCCACCGGTGGCTTCACCTCCTTTGGGCAATTCTCTTCCGAATAACAATGCAACTTCACTACCGCCGTCTCAGTCTCCTCCTCTGGCCACACCACCACCGGTGACTTCGCCGCCTTTGGGCAATTCTCTTCCGAGTAACAATGCAACTTCACCACCGCCGCCGTCTCTGTCTTCTCCTCCGGCTACACCACCACCCGTGACTTCGCTGCCTTTGGGCGATTCTCTTCCTAGTAACAATGCAACTTCGCCACCACCGGTGACACCGCCGCCCTCTCCATCACCACCGCCACCAAACGGAGCTCCTCCTCCGGTTACAACCTCACCACCAAATGGatcacctcctcctcctcctctgccAAAGCCACCTGAGACCTCTCCTCCCCCACCGCCACAGCCAGTGATCTCTTCACCTCCTCCTGCAATTCCACCGCCACCACCGTCTGTGCAGCCACCGCAAGCCTCTCCCCCACCACCTCCATCAGCTCCACCATTACCTTCTTCCCCTCCACCTCCTTCATCTGTTCCTCCTTTGCCACCGACCTCACAACGctctcctcctccgccgcctaCAGAACGTCCCGTTCAGTCTCCACCTCCACCTTCACCGCCTTCAGAGCGTCCTATTCAGTCTCCCCCTCCATTTTCACCGCCTTCAAGGCGTCCCCCTTCATCTCCTCCTTCTCATTCGCCGCCTTCAGATCGTCCCATTCAGTCTCCTCCTTCACCACCAGAAAACACCAGTCCACCGCCTTCAGATTCTTTGCCACCACCAACATTCTCTTCTCCTCCTGTACCAGGTCCCAACAATCCACCTCAAAACAACCCTACTCCTAGTTCTCCTGATACTTCAAATCCAACTCATAGTACTAGTGGCATCGGTGCTGGACCTATCCTTGGCATCACCGTCGCAGTGGCGCTTCTGTTGTTCAGTCTCATTGGCCTCCTTGTCTGGTGCATAAGAAGACGAGAAAAACGGCTTTCAGCTGTTAGTGGTGGCTACGTCACACCATCACCAAGATCAG ACTCAGCTTTCTTTAGAACGCAGTCATCTGCACCAGGGAGCCATCATCACACGTACTTCTCACAATCAGAATCAGGCGGCTTAGGCAACTCAAAGGCCTTGTTCTCTTACCAAGAACTTGTCAAGGCAACGAACGGGTTCTCGGAAGAGAATCTATTAGGAGAAGGTGGATTTGGTTGTGTATATAAAGGGGTGTTACCAGATGGGAGAGTTGTAGCTGTGAAACAACTTAAAGTAGGTGGAGGACAAGGTGACAGAGAGTTCAAAGCTGAAGTTGAGACGCTTAGCAGAATACATCACCGTCATTTGGTTTCCATCGTGGGACATTGCATCTCTGATGACCGTAGATTGCTTATTTATGATTTTGTCTCTAACAACGACCTTTACTTCCACCTTCATG TATCCAAAGAGGTTCTGGACTGGGCAACACGTGTTAGAATCGCTGCTGGTGCGGCTCGTGGACTAGCTTACCTCCATGAAGATT GTCACCCGCGGATCATCCACAGGGACATTAAGTCTTCTAACATTCTTTTAGAGGACAACTTTGATTCTCGG GTTTCTGACTTTGGTCTTGCAAGATTAGCTCTTGATTGTAACACTCATATCACCACAAGGGTTATGGGAACATTTGG CTACTTGGCACCTGAATATGCATCAAGTGGGAAGCTAACAGAGAAATCAGATGTATACTCCTTTGGAGTTGTTCTTCTCGAGTTAATCACTGGACGTAAACCTGTTGATACATCTCAACCACTTGGAGAGGAGAGCCTTGTTGAATGG GCACGGCCACTGATAAGTCATGCCATCGAAACCGAGGAGTTTGGTTCTTTAGCAGATCCTAAGCTTGGAGGAAACTATGTGGATTCCGAAATGTTTAGAATGATTGAAGCAGCAGGAGCCTGTGTGCGCCATTCAGCTGCCAAGAGACCCCGGATGGGACAA ATTGTGAGGGCTCTTGAGAGTTTATCTGCGGAAGACCTCACAAACGGGATGAGACTAGGTGAAAGTGAGGTCTTTGACTCAGCTCAACAGTCAGCAGAGATCAGATTGTTCAGAAGAATGGCATTTGGTAGCCAAAACTACAGTACAGATTTTTTCACACATACTAGTTACAACAGCAGAGACCAAAACGTGTAA
- the LOC103831283 gene encoding LOW QUALITY PROTEIN: uncharacterized protein LOC103831283 (The sequence of the model RefSeq protein was modified relative to this genomic sequence to represent the inferred CDS: inserted 2 bases in 1 codon) — protein sequence MEQDCGVFTADCVVLCCCCECFILQFFIFVFYKMPSKVAQKMKRFVIRRLLRGKKRRLLPAKNKDCREEERLPGDDVSRVSCMEDIEEMLHELSMEGEFVFGSFWRQGETTNDLDFGNSQYEIEETNDHXPLSLLIAQDVLRGHKAVYNFLIHSSLL from the exons ATGGAACAAGATTGTGGTGTTTTTACAGCAGATTGTGTTGTCCTCTGTTGCTGCTGTGAGTGCTTTATCCTACAATTCTTTATCTTCGTCTTCTACAAGATGCCTTCTAAAGTTGCTCAAAAGATGAAGAGGTTTGTCATCAGGAGGCTGCTCAGaggaaagaaaagaagattGCTGCCTGCAAAGAATAAGGATTGCAGAGAAGAGGAGCGTTTGCCTGGTGATGATGTCTCCAGAGTTAGTTGCATGGAAGATATTGAGGAGATGTTGCATGAACTCTCCATGGAGGGAGAGTTTGTATTTGGGAGTTTCTGGCGTCAAGGAGAGACTACAAACGATTTAGACTTCGGAAACTCACAATATGAAATAGAAGAAACCAATGATCA TCCTTTGTCATTGCTCATTGCACAAGATGTCTTAAGAGGACACAAAGCGGTATATAACTTCCTTATACACTCTTCATTGCTCTAA
- the LOC103831282 gene encoding putative phospholipid-transporting ATPase 9 produces MAGSGLKRRRRRRIHLSKLYTLTCTQAFFKQDHSQIGGPGYSRLVFINEPDSPEADSSSYSDNYVRTTKYTLATFLPKSLFEQFRRVANFYFLVTGVLSFTPLAPYTAASAIFPLLFVIGATMVKEGVEDWRRNKQDIEVNNRRVKVHRGDGNFDSKEWKTLSVGDIVKVEKNQFFPADLVLLSSSYEDAICYVETMNLDGETNLKVKQGLEVTSSLREDFNFKGFEAFVKCEDPNANLYSFVGTMELKGTKYPLSPQQLLLRDSKLRNTEFIFGAVIFTGHDTKVIQNSTDPPSKRSMIERKMDKIIYLMFFMVVLMSFIGSVIFGVTTRDDFKDGVVKRWYLRPDSSSIFFDPKRAHVAAFYHFLTAAMLYSYFIPISLYVSIEIVKVLQSIFINQDIHMYYEEANKPARARTSNLNEELGQVDTILSDKTGTLTCNSMEFIKCSVAGTAYGRGVTEVEMAMGRRKGSPLVLQGNESDDVEYSKEPFAEEPTVKGFNFRDERIMNGNWVTEPHADVIQKFMRLLAVCHTVIPEGDEDTEKISYEAESPDEAAFVIAARELGFEFYNRTQTSISVRELDLVTGKRVERLYKVLNVLEFNSTRKRMSVIVQDEDGKLLLLCKGADNVMFERLSKNGREFEVETRDHVNEYADAGLRTLILAYRELDEKEYKDFSVRISEAKSSVSADRESLIEEVTEKVEKDLILLGATAVEDKLQNGVPDCIDKLAQAGIKIWVLTGDKMETAINIGFASSLLRQDMKQIIINLETPEIHSLEKTGEKDAIAKASKENVLLQIINGKAQLKYAGGNSDAFALIIDGKSLAYALDDDIKHIFLELAVGCASVICCRSSPKQKALVTRLVKSGNGKTTLAIGDGANDVGMLQEADIGVGISGVEGMQAVMSSDIAIAQFRYLERLLLVHGHWCYRRISTMICYFFYKNITFGFTLFLYEAYTTFSSTPAYNDWFLSLYNVCFSSLPVIALGVFDQDVSARYCLKFPLLYQEGVQNVLFSWRRILGWMFNGFYSAVIIFFLCKSSLEPQAFTHQGKTPGKEILGGTMYTCIVWVVNLQMALAISYFTLIQHIVIWGSILVWYLFMTVYGELPSEISTSAYRVFVEALAPSLSYWVITLFVVVSTLLPYFIYSAVQMRFFPMYHGMIQWLRYEGQCNDPEYCDMVRQRSIRPTTVGFTARLEAKKRSVRRSEPES; encoded by the exons ATGGCAGGAAGTGGACTAAAGAGACGAAGGAGGAGAAGAATACACTTGAGCAAGCTCTACACACTCACGTGCACTCAAGCGTTTTTCAAGCAAGACCACTCTCAAATCGGAGGACCCGGTTACTCTCGTCTCGTCTTCATCAACGAGCCTGATTCACCCGAAGCTGACTCGAGCAGCTACAGCGACAACTACGTGAGAACAACCAAGTACACTCTCGCCACTTTCTTGCCAAAATCACTCTTTGAGCAGTTCAGAAGAGTCGCAAACTTCTACTTCTTGGTCACTGGGGTCCTGTCTTTCACTCCCCTCGCTCCCTATACTGCTGCAAGTGCCATTTTCCCTCTCCTTTTCGTTATTGGTGCTACTATGGTTAAAGAAGGTGTTGAAGATTGGCGCCGCAACAAGCAG GATATTGAGGTGAATAATAGGAGAGTTAAAGTGCATAGAGGAGATGGGAACTTTGATTCCAAGGAGTGGAAGACTCTAAGCGTTGGAGACATAGTGAAGGTAGAGAAGAACCAGTTCTTCCCTGCAGATCTTGTTCTCCTTTCATCTAGCTACGAGGACGCTATCTGCTACGTAGAGACAATGAACCTAGACGGCGAGACCAATCTCAAAGTCAAACAAGGACTAGAAGTCACTTCTTCCTTAAGGGAAGACTTTAACTTCAAAGGCTTTGAAGCTTTCGTCAAATGCGAGGATCCAAACGCCAACTTGTACTCCTTTGTCGGCACCATGGAGCTTAAAGGAACCAAGTACCCTCTCTCCCCTCAGCAGCTTCTCCTCAGAGACTCAAAGCTCAGGAACACCGAGTTCATCTTCGGCGCGGTTATCTTCACAGGTCACGACACAAAGGTCATACAGAACTCAACTGATCCTCCTTCCAAGAGAAGCATGATTGAGAGAAAGATGGATAAGATCATCTACCTCATGTTCTTCATGGTGGTTCTGATGTCATTCATTGGCTCCGTCATCTTTGGAGTCACAACAAGAGATGACTTCAAGGACGGTGTGGTGAAGAGATGGTACTTGAGACCAGACAGCTCGAGCATCTTCTTTGATCCCAAGAGAGCTCATGTTGCTGCCTTCTATCACTTCCTAACAGCGGCTATGTTATACAGCTACTTCATTCCGATATCTTTGTATGTCTCGATAGAGATTGTCAAAGTCCTTCAGAGCATCTTCATCAATCAAGACATCCACATGTACTACGAGGAAGCCAACAAGCCGGCTCGTGCAAGAACCTCTAATTTAAACGAGGAGCTTGGTCAGGTGGATACAATTCTCTCCGACAAGACGGGGACGTTGACTTGCAACTCCATGGAGTTCATCAAGTGTTCTGTCGCCGGGACGGCTTACGGCCGCGGTGTCACTGAGGTTGAGATGGCTATGGGAAGGAGGAAAGGCTCTCCTCTGGTGCTTCAGGGCAATGAGAGCGATGATGTGGAGTACAGTAAGGAACCGTTTGCTGAAGAGCCGACAGTGAAAGGGTTTAATTTTAGAGATGAGAGGATAATGAATGGGAACTGGGTCACTGAACCTCACGCTGATGTTATTCAGAAGTTTATGAGATTACTCGCGGTGTGCCATACGGTGATACCTGAAGGGGATGAGGACACAGAGAAGATCTCTTATGAGGCTGAGTCTCCTGATGAAGCAGCTTTTGTTATTGCAGCAAGGGAGCTTGGGTTTGAGTTTTATAACAGAACTCAAACTAGTATATCTGTAAGAGAGCTTGATCTTGTGACTGGTAAAAGAGTTGAGAGGCTGTACAAAGTGCTGAACGTTCTTGAGTTCAACAGCACTAGGAAGAGAATGTCAGTGATAGTGCAGGATGAAGATGGGAAGCTCTTACTACTTTGTAAAGGAGCAGACAA TGTTATGTTTGAGAGACTTTCTAAGAACGGTAGAGAGTTTGAGGTGGAAACAAGGGACCATGTGAACGAGTACGCTGATGCAGGGCTGAGAACATTAATACTTGCATACCGTGAACTTGACGAGAAAGAATACAAAGATTTCAGTGTGAGAATCAGTGAAGCAAAGAGCTCGGTTAGTGCTGATAGAGAATCATTAATAGAGGAAGTCACGGAGAAAGTTGAGAAAGACTTGATCCTTCTTGGAGCTACTGCTGTTGAGGAtaaactccaaaatgga GTCCCTGATTGCATTGACAAGCTAGCACAAGCAGGAATCAAGATTTGGGTTTTGACTGGTGACAAAATGGAGACCGCTATCAATATTGG TTTCGCCAGTAGTTTACTCAGACAAGACATGAAGCAGATCATAATCAACTTAGAGACCCCTGAGATCCACTCACTGGAGAAAACTGGAGAGAAAGATGCCATTGCaaag GCATCAAAGGAGAATGTCTTATTGCAGATAATCAATGGAAAGGCTCAGCTAAAGTATGCTGGTGGGAACTCTGATGCTTTTGCTTTGATCATTGATGGGAAGTCACTTGCTTACGCCTTGGATGATGATATAAAACACATCTTCTTAGAGCTAGCCGTTGGTTGTGCTTCTGTCATTTGTTGCCGTTCATCACCAAAACAGAAAGCTCTG GTGACAAGGCTAGTAAAATCTGGAAACGGTAAAACAACTTTAGCTATTGGTGATGGCGCAAATGATGTTGGAATGCTTCAAGAAGCAGATATTGGTGTTGGTATTAGCGGCGTGGAAGGCATGCAGGCTGTAATGTCAAGCGACATTGCTATTGCTCAGTTTAGATATCTGGAGCGTTTGTTACTAGTCCATGGACACTGGTGTTACAGGCGCATCTCAACAATG ATTTGCTACTTCTTCTACAAGAACATTACGTTTGGTTTCACTCTTTTCTTGTATGAAGCATACACAACATTCTCATCAACACCTGCTTACAACGATTGGTTCCTGTCTCTTTACAATGTTTGCTTCTCGTCCCTTCCTGTTATTGCTCTTGGTGTCTTCGACCAAGATGTATCTGCACGCTATTGTCTCAAG TTTCCACTGTTATACCAAGAAGGTGTGCAGAATGTGCTCTTCAGCTGGCGGAGGATACTTGGATGGATGTTCAACGGATTCTACAGCGCAGTAATCATATTCTTCCTCTGCAAAAGCTCTCTTGAGCCACAAGCTTTCACCCACCAAGGCAAAACCCCTGGGAAAGAGATCTTAGGAGGGACAATGTACACATGCATCGTCTGGGTTGTGAACTTGCAGATGGCATTAGCCATCAGTTACTTCACACTCATCCAGCACATTGTCATCTGGGGCTCCATCCTCGTCTGGTACCTCTTCATGACCGTCTACGGAGAGCTTCCATCAGAAATATCAACCAGTGCGTATAGAGTCTTCGTTGAAGCTCTGGCGCCGTCGCTTTCTTACTGGGTCATCACTCTCTTTGTGGTTGTATCTACGTTGCTGCCATACTTCATCTACTCCGCGGTTCAGATGAGGTTCTTCCCAATGTACCATGGGATGATACAGTGGCTGAGGTATGAGGGTCAGTGTAATGACCCTGAGTACTGTGATATGGTGAGGCAGAGATCTATAAGGCCAACAACGGTTGGCTTCACCGCGAGATTAGAAGCTAAAAAGAGATCAGTGAGGAGATCAGAGCCTGAATCATGA